One Lysinibacillus fusiformis genomic window carries:
- a CDS encoding Na(+)/H(+) antiporter subunit C has translation MEIIMAFVIGFLFMAAVYLILSKSLLRIIIGTGLLSHGAHLLILTMGGLGGEAPPVLTEGAKTFADPLPQALILTAIVISFGVTAFFLVLAYRSYQELETDDISLMRGSDEDE, from the coding sequence ATGGAAATAATTATGGCGTTTGTCATTGGCTTTTTGTTCATGGCAGCGGTTTATTTAATATTATCTAAAAGTTTATTGCGCATTATTATTGGTACGGGACTCCTAAGTCATGGTGCCCATTTGCTTATTTTAACGATGGGTGGCCTTGGAGGAGAGGCACCGCCTGTTTTAACAGAAGGTGCAAAAACATTTGCTGATCCGTTGCCACAAGCACTAATCTTAACAGCAATTGTTATTAGCTTCGGCGTAACAGCATTCTTCCTTGTGCTGGCATACCGTTCATATCAGGAGCTCGAGACTGATGATATTAGTTTAATGAGAGGAAGTGATGAGGATGAATAA